A stretch of DNA from Lycium ferocissimum isolate CSIRO_LF1 chromosome 4, AGI_CSIRO_Lferr_CH_V1, whole genome shotgun sequence:
TTTGGTCACATTATAACGAAAGGTGGATGTGAACAACATACTAgtaaagtagaggggtaaattTGGCCCCTCCCCCATGATAATATGATGTGCTCCCAAATGTCAAATGTTAACGGTTGGTTCAAAGTACGAAAGAGAACTGAAAAATTAAAGGATAAATACCAAGAGCATGAAATTTGACCCTAATTCCAAAGtccatataacaataataatacctAGCTCGTCTACTCCACTCTGGCACCCCACACCCACAGTGCATCCATTTTGGGGCAAAAAACTGCAGCCTCATTGCAGAGGCAATTGAGCAACAAAATGCCTTCTTTTTTATATGAACAGAACTACTCAAGAATTGTTTCCTATAGAAACATCAAACATAAATTCAGATAAAGAGACCAACTGCGGGACAAGACACCGCGTCCAATAGCAGTGCAGGGAAAAttcaacattaaccacaacacaaaacaaaagtTCGGCAAGCACAGAGACGGAGCAGCAGCATCAATAGAACTAAACATATTCAGATTACGTTTACTGTTTAGATCAATTACTGCAGTAGCAGTATATAAGTAACTATCTTCGTTAGTCTACACAAAAGTCGCTATAGAATATAGGTTTCCCATATGCACAAAAACATCTTGAATCCCAAATGAAGTAAAGAAGAGATGGCCAAAAAAAGGTCTAGGTTTTTTCCCATTCAGTAATATGGTCAGCAAAAAAGAACCGCGAATCAGGATAGCTTCGCCCTTGAGAAGTCCATATTTGGATGCTGCAGAAGATCATGAACAAAATCAGTTAACACTGAATACTCTTCGAGGCAGGGGGAAAATAGAAAAAACACATTATCATTAAGTACCTGAGCCATAAATTTCTTTAGGAGATCCTGTTTTTGCGTTTCATCACTTGTTGGAAGGCCCATTGATTTCTGTCGCTGATCAAACTGCAGAAGCATTATCCATCACACATGATTAGAAGGCATCAATATCCACAGATACAAGGAGAAAGTCAGTTCTCGCGAATATGAATCTCacccaaaagaagaaaagtagtTAAGTAAATCAAGCATACTACACTTGTCGCTTCCACACAACGAAGATAAAAGCAACCCCACTCCTAAAGTAAGCGTGTTCAACACCATGAAGTTCGGAAAGTAAGGATGGCTAGGGGGCAGATGAAGCTGGTAGTCACAGGCGGTTCATTTATTTAAATACCACAGGATTCAGGGGCCCCTGAATATGCCAACAGATGGGAAAAATGGAACCTCTAAGACCTGAAGTACAAAATTCTACTAATAGTAGGGAACTATCAATGTCGGCCGCACTGTGGCACTTTAGAGTTCAGTTTTTTCTTGTGCTATAAAAAAGATTCTATGAAAATTCTGTATAACCACTTAACCAAGCATCTATCTATGTTATTTTATAAAACAGCTTCAGTACTTAGCTTACATAACTAACCTCGAATCCAAcagacccacttgtgggattatactgggtatgttgttgttgatttcatAATTGAGAACTGAAATATACTAGAACAATTTTAGGCTCAAAAGTAGCTTCCTGAACTCTTAAAAACGCGTTTCTATGCTAAGCTTCTACAAACTAAACCAGAAGTACTTTTTTCGCATTTACCAAGTATGTCAAAAATGTAAAGGTGTCAGAAAAGGGATCCATTCTCTCAAATGCACCTCACTTCAAACTGCCCCTCCCCACCTAAAccccacacaaaaaaaaaagaaaaaaaaaaaaaaggaatcacTGGAATGCTAGTAGAGAACAGTAATGGTAAATTTGTACTAGTGTGGATAATAAGTGACTCATAATATATAGGATAAGCACAAATTAAGCAGTACCTACCATCTAAGTGAAGCTAGAAACTTctataataaataacataaatgaGGGTTTTGGCTTAGcagaaacaaattaaaaagaagtgATGCCACAACTCCCACATGAAAAAGAGTGTTCCCATAATAGAACAATTTCAATTAACAATAAAACCCTACCATCATCTTTTCGACAGTAGCTCGAGTCTCTGGGTCCAAGTCCGATAGCTTGCTAGGTTCAGGTTCAACTTTCTGGGTCTCGACTTCAGGTTCACCTTTCACCACACATTTCCACCAATCCATCTGGTCCTTCTTGGTAAGGAGTACAGATATGGATTTCTGATCCTCTGCAAAGATGTCAGCAATAGTTAGTTATCGAAATTATGCTCCTCAAAATAAAGTTGCATTAGCTGTTCTTGCACAGATTGTACCAAGATAAACCAGCAACCTATTCGATTAGTAGTTACATGCCCATAGTTTTAAACTATGTATCACGGTGAACATCAACCGGCAGGGTACTAATAACAACAGATGTAAATAGGAACAAATTTCCAAGCAACCATGCACCAAAACATATAAGCAACTTGCCTAAGCTCCAGAAACAATCCTCGACTTTGACAGGTCGATAGAGTTCTCCCTGCAAGTACAAAGAGAATTAACGTGAACATCTGGGCTCAGAAAGATATCTTACAAAACCTTGACACATTTTGAAATGGAATACAGCAAAAGATATCTTGAATGGCTAGAAACAGGAGAATTCACTTACATCAATTATCGGAGGCTGACCCTTTAGTCCAACTGTAAGATGGTTCTTCTTTATATCGCAAACAATAAACCGTGACTTTGTTCCATGAGGAACAGGAATGTTAAGATTGACCTCCTGCAGGGATTGACCCCAGGAGTAGTTGTCAAGATCAAGGCCATTGCCTATGTTTGGAGCTGTGTACATATCAGCAGCAAGAACAATAAGAAACTATTGGAGATGCAAAATAAGCAAGGTTGTACAGTAACATCAAAGAACATATAAAGTTGGCATATGATGGCAACAAAGAATTGCCATATGTTATATGGAGTTGAACTTTTCAAGAAATTAGACAACAAACAATGCTATAGCATAGAATTGGAGTTAAAGGACCTTTCTGGAAAAAATTGAACAGTCGGCCACAAGCATACACGCCTACACAGCttaggaaaaaatatactagTTCAAAACTGAGTATTGACCTTTTGATAACCATAAATTTAACAAGACCAGGTCACAACATCGACCCTCCCCCCGGCAAATTTGCATAATGCAAATTAATCCTCTGCTatcaatttccaaattccagAGAGCAAGGATAGGGCTTCCATAATGGGCTACTGGATATTCTTTTATCAGAAAAATTAGAATCAAAACATATTTGATAAATGATAACATCTGAAACCACTTGGGCATTAACTGTCACTTTAAAATGTTGTTCAAATATAACTTTGAAGATCAAGAGCAGAGCTTCAACAAAATAATGGGCTATTGGATACTCCTGTTTGTTTTCGGAACATTAGGCTCTAACATCTGAAACCACTTAGCCATCAACTGTCAATGCTTGACAAATCTAACTCAAACTAACTTTACTCATCACTAATAACTATAAAAGATATATCAGAAGATATTCAAGATCAAGGTTCAAATCAATAACAATTATTTCTTTTCCCTGAGTGGCAATCATGAAAACCAAGAGTTCAAGGGAGTGGAGTTGGATCACAAGTACCTGCAACCCAACCTCTTAGTACAAAACTAAGGTACATACACGAAACAGAATAAAAGCAGTGGACAATATAACCATCAGATATCAATCTACCAATTTATTATGCCGCATTCCGGAAGTAGATTGGATCGGCTCAATGAATCCTTTGTATCCATTCCTCCCAATTCATAACTCATTTCGCTTCAGTACTAAATAATTAGATTTTTTCTAAAGGTATTCCAAGTGACCCTTAGGCCATGAACATGTTTTACTTTTCGTCCAGAGTTAAATTCCGGAAATcacgtttggccataaaattgctttgatatgcttgtcCTTACCTGAACTTTTTGTCTTgttctctcttgagccgagggtctttcggaaacagcctccagtgggggtaaggtctgcgtacactctaccctccccagaccccataTTGTGGGAttccactgggtatgttgttgttcttgttgtagTACtacgtttggccataaaattccGAAATTCAACTTTGAAAAACACCGGAaagttgttttcacttttttcactccATATAactcacaaaaattcaaaaacttgtattcatggccaaacaccaattcaatttccaaataccatttttcactttgaaaacaaaaattactttttttttttttctaatttcaaaattctcatggccaaatgggCCCTATGTCTCCCAAACACCATAGAAGTTCATAATGCCAACAAAATTAAAGCGTAGATGAAACATTTCGATAAAGAAAATTACCTCTAGGCCCCTTCTTGTCCTCCTCCATGGCTTCACTAGCACTCTTAGCCTCATTAACCTCTTCGACCTTTGTCTCCTTAACCTCTCCAACAGGAACATCTTCCTTAAACTTCTTTTCGGGTTTTCCTGTTGATTCTTCTACTTTATCTTTCCTCTTCCTTTCCTCAGTATCAAGATTTTCCTTCACCATACGAACAACAGCATTGACATCACTTACCAAAGAATCGCTCTTGAAGATATCGGACTCTCGCCCCAGAAATTCAAACACTGTTTCCAGAAACCCTAGAGGGTTTGCAGGATCAAGAACAGCCTTAAATGGCTTTGCTGATACAGGTGGTTTGTTGTCTTGCTCATTGTAATCGGAAATTATCGCCATTGATTTCACTACTCTGTAGAGTTAAGAGTTTTAGGGTTTTAGTGGGTGGATTTTGAAATGGGGGAGTACTTGTATATGTGTAGCGGGAAATGAAAAGTGGGATGCCAAATGTAAGACAGGTGGGAAGCGTAGAATAATCCAGAAGATCTCGTGCCCAAGAGTCTAATGCATTATTTTGAAATTTAGGGGatgttttaagaaaatacaatCTATAACCCAATATATTATATCCAATTTGGAATAATTACTTAGCATAGCTATCTCTAAGTggtaattattaataataactaccttttagtttatttatatttagtagctacagttattttataaattaccaTTCgtaattataccaaaatacattAAGTTTATGGATTTGTATTTCTCCCTCACTTCTCTCTTCTCCCTTACTCCTCGCTCTCCTGCATCGCCTCTCTCTCTCCGTTCTCTCTCAGATCTGCTCcctcacctctctctctctgctCCATCATTGTCTCTCACCCCTTGTATGTATTGAAGGATCTAATTGACTTTCCCTTATAATGCTTTTAGTTGTATTTTACCGATTTATCTTCGCTCAagtattaattttcaaaaagtaATGTTGCTATGTGATAGAATTTAGAAACCCAGCAAACTGtaaaatggcaaaatatatGTGTAGAAGTATTCGTTATTCATATTTGATTGGAATACGAGTTAATCTAATAGCGTTGAGTGGCTGTTCGTTTTGGAGTTCAGACAAGGCGACGGCGCGAGAAGATTCACGCATGTCGGAAAAATCGGAATCCATGAACAACATGAGATCTcagatttgagtgtattcgtcattttttttagtgtattttttgtatttgaCCGAAGATTTGACTGGAATCCATggccttttctccttcttgtataTCTGATCTGAGTATATTCGtcatttttttagtgtatttttttatatttgatcGAAGATTTGACCGGAATTCATGACTTCTTCACCTTTTTGTATCTCAGAATTTGAGTGTATTTTCGTCATTTTTTAACTGTAAATATAAGTTTAATGtatttgatgattttatttttgggaaaactaGGTGTATTTGACTGTATGTGTCGTTTGAATGATCTATATACATCCAATACAACCAAAACAAAAGGAtacatcaatatataaatagaataaaaaacACAGCCTCACCGTGTATTTAAATGCACTTAAATACATCATTTGAATACACATGTATTCAGAAAAATCAAAGTTGCATGTATCCAAATACAGCCAAATGCATGTGACATCATATAAGGTTGGATACAATTGAACAGTGTATGAATACACTGATATACATCAAATACAGTGAAAATGCCTAAATGTAGCTACAGGTTGAAAGTAAGcattaaaaggtagttatttatATAAGTTGCCCATCAAATTTTCACTTTACCACTGCATagccaattcttttttttttttctttttgtggaaAAGGATACAAATGGCCATTCGGGTGAAACTATTGACACCCATGGttcaaaaatcttaaaaattattttttagcctttttcaAAAGGCTGAATAGTCTGGAAGACCCTTGTACTTATGCATTTTTGTCATGCCGGTGTTTGTACTTACGAGTTTGTCAACTAAATCCCTCAactcaaacaaaacaattattttaaacCCCTCTAATGTGGTGTGTGGTTCACTCGCCCTAACATGAACGACACATCAGATCCACCTAGATAAATTAGTGTCATAtcatcatttatttttataaaaactaGCTTAGTGGAAATTCATCCATTCACAAAAATGGCAAGAACCCTAATATTCTTCACCGTTTtgttcatcatcatcatctctgTATCCTCAGCAAACCTGACCCAATCTCAGGCCCACAAAGAACTACTCAAATACGGGTTTCCAATCGGCTTACTTcccaaaaacatcaacaactatgtaTTAAACACAACTTCCAGTCACGtcatcaatttttttgtttcaacCTTTTCGGGTAGGGTCATGAATGGGGGGTTTTAATGgatagagaagaagaagaaagaacatAAATTGAGGATTTCGGGTTGTCCCTTTGGTAATTCTTGGTGTAGGATTGTGATTAATTTTGTGGAAGAATTTAGAAATTGATGTGTTTTGGGGGTTTAGGTTTAactctttttgaattttcagtTAATGTGTGGAAAAGAAGGGTTATGGATTGGGTATTGGGTTTTGTTGTTCTGCTGCATTGGTAGGTTTATTGTTGAAAGAAGATTTGCAGAGATGGGTTAGGTTTTTGCCACCATCAAGATTgcaagaagaagatgaacatgGGTGAGGGCtgcgtgtttttttttttttttggaatgagGGTGAACAAGACGATGAACAGGGAACAAGGCTAGGAATTTGTttttgcttaatttttttttttttattcttttgaaactatttatttttaatcaaaaatATCACATTCACGCTCTTAATACGCGTGGATATCACAAATTTTGTCCAACTCAGCACGATTAATGCCACATATGCTTGGTCAACGGTCAGAGAGGTTTAAAATGCTCAATTTTTAAGGGTAGAGGGGTTTAGTTGGCAAACCCATAAGTAGGAACACCGGCATGATAAAAATGGATAAGTACAAGGGCCTTCCAGGCTATTCagccttttcaaaataatttcattttctagCCATTTTTCAGTTATTCTATAAAGCATCGTATCATACGTATAGagttgtatcattgttgtatagaatatgtatcactactgtatatgtataaaaaaatgtatcatacgtatataaattgtatcatcaacgtatataatatatatccctaaagtatatgtatataatatatatcattgttgtattacttgtgtataataaatatataatcaaagtataattagaaaatatatcattggtgaataatttatgtttaataaatgtataattactgtgtacttatatattatacatgtttttgGATATTTTCTTCTTCGGACAAAATGGTCCTGTTCTTTTTATAGTGAACTTTTAGTGACGACCTTTCAATCTTTTGTGGCGCCTAAAGTCACCACAAAAAAGTCTGATTCTTTTCACAAAAAAgtctaattctttttcttttgggctAGCGCTTTGCAATACTTTAGGCCAAACGGCCAACTCGGGATATTAAGCCCAAACATGGGCCAAATACATTTCTGATGGCCATTGTGTgtcattttccccttttttttcccccacaGGGATCTTCGATTCCAGGAATTGTAGAACTGTTTTATTCATAAATGATGACTTAaggttttttaagtttttacaGGTTAGGGAAAATAAGGTTTTTGGTTTGTGGGTCGGGTCAAAGGGACACAAGGAGGGTTTTTTTCCACGTTGGCAGCCACGTCATTTTTTTCCGATGCTGGCAGCTTGTGTGAAGGTCTATTAAATATAAGGGTATATATGGTCTCAACATTAGACAGCATGGGTAAAATTGATCCCAAAAAATTAACGAAGGGTAAAAGTGGTCTATttttcgatagttcgatggtatttttgacccttttctgtaataatatatatagacgGCATACAATATTTACACCTACTATAAATAATGTATCAATcttatataaaagtgtataataatgtataagaatatatacaCCCTTTACACTGTTACATAAAActatacaataatatacaaatttatatgaaattgaattTCGTCTCTTACAAACTTCACCACGAACTCCATCCGAATTGGGTCACATTTTTATTGAGTAGCTTCAAATTTTAACCACAAGTTCAAATTATATCCTCGGCGAATCCCAATTATCAATTTgtcaaaaatctcaacaaaTGACAAAACACATTTGTGAGTTTTCAAGCTTTTGAAAAAACCCCAACCTTGAAAATTTTCTA
This window harbors:
- the LOC132051707 gene encoding protein BOBBER 1-like isoform X2, which codes for MAIISDYNEQDNKPPVSAKPFKAVLDPANPLGFLETVFEFLGRESDIFKSDSLVSDVNAVVRMVKENLDTEERKRKDKVEESTGKPEKKFKEDVEEVNEAKSASEAMEEDKKGPRAPNIGNGLDLDNYSWGQSLQEVNLNIPVPHGTKSRFIVCDIKKNHLTVGLKGQPPIIDGELYRPVKVEDCFWSLEDQKSISVLLTKKDQMDWWKCVVKGEPEVETQKVEPEPSKLSDLDPETRATVEKMMFDQRQKSMGLPTSDETQKQDLLKKFMAQHPNMDFSRAKLS
- the LOC132051707 gene encoding protein BOBBER 1-like isoform X1, yielding MAIISDYNEQDNKPPVSAKPFKAVLDPANPLGFLETVFEFLGRESDIFKSDSLVSDVNAVVRMVKENLDTEERKRKDKVEESTGKPEKKFKEDVPVGEVKETKVEEVNEAKSASEAMEEDKKGPRAPNIGNGLDLDNYSWGQSLQEVNLNIPVPHGTKSRFIVCDIKKNHLTVGLKGQPPIIDGELYRPVKVEDCFWSLEDQKSISVLLTKKDQMDWWKCVVKGEPEVETQKVEPEPSKLSDLDPETRATVEKMMFDQRQKSMGLPTSDETQKQDLLKKFMAQHPNMDFSRAKLS